The sequence CATGCACGCCTGATAAGCATGTAGCACATCCAAATCATGGCGCAGGGTGCCGACGACGCGGGAAACCAGATGCATCACGAATGAGTAGCGGTCAACTTTTGTTAAATCAGCGACATAACGGCTGCCCGGTTCACAAATCCGGGCCAGATCATTGCGGGCCAAATCCACGAGCATCAAGTGTTCAGCCAGCTCTTTATGGTCAGTGCGCATCTCCAGCTCAATTCGGCTGTCTAAATCAGCATCCAATTCGCCGTTGGCCCGCCGCCCACGGGGGCGAGTACCGGCAATCGGGTAGATCTCAATTTGGCGATTGCTGGCGTCGTACTTCAGCGCGCTTTCAGGCGATGCGCCGAACAGGGCGAATTGGTTATCCTGCATAAAGAACATGTAGGGGCTGGGATTGTGCTCTTTTAGCGTTTGGTAAGCCGCCAGCGGCGAGGGGCAAGGCAGAGAGAAGCGGCGCGATGGCACCACCTGGAAAATTTCGCCTTCGCGGATCGCTTGCTGTAACTCACTGACTACTGCGCCATACTCCTCATCTGACTGGTTACACTGTAACGCCATCTCGGGCACCGATGGGGCAGGAATAGGTTGGGCGGTTTGCTGTAGCTGGTGGCCAAGCTGCTCTAAACGACCGCTCAGGCGCTGATGTTCATCGCTATTCGGCGTGAACAGGCTGGCTTGTAACTGCGTCGAACGATGCTGATGATCCAAAATCAGTAAGGTTTCGGCGAGATAGAAACAGAAATCGGGGCAATTTTGGTCATGGCGTAGTGGCGGTAAATTTTCAAAACCCGCTACCAAATCGTAGGCGAACAGGCCGCCGATAAACATCGCTTCCCGCTCAGCTACTGGCGTCTCAACCAGTTGCAGCAGCAGACGCAATGCATCAAAAACCGATAATGACTGTAAGCGCGAGTCTTCATCCTGCACCTCATCAATTAGCGGGAAAGTTAATTCGCGGCCATTCGGGCGCAGTTGAATCTCAACCTGTGGCGGTAGTGCCGTGTCCAGCAACGGTAATAAAGAGGCACCATTAGGTGTCAGCGCTTCGATGGTGACGGTTTGTGCCAGTGCGGTGATACGCAGCGCACTGTCAATAATCAGCAGGCTTTTCAGGTTCTGTTTACTGGTGACTTCCGCTGACTCAAGTAACAAGGTGGCTGGACGAGCGCCGCATAACTGGTGAAACAGCGCGGTGGGATCATCGCGGTAACAGGCCGTGGCGGTCAGTAACTGTAGAGTGGGGCGCGAAGTCTGCATCATTTTATTGGTCTCGAAAAGTGATCCTGAAAAAGCGGTTACGCCGAA comes from Yersinia bercovieri ATCC 43970 and encodes:
- a CDS encoding anthranilate synthase component 1 — protein: MQTSRPTLQLLTATACYRDDPTALFHQLCGARPATLLLESAEVTSKQNLKSLLIIDSALRITALAQTVTIEALTPNGASLLPLLDTALPPQVEIQLRPNGRELTFPLIDEVQDEDSRLQSLSVFDALRLLLQLVETPVAEREAMFIGGLFAYDLVAGFENLPPLRHDQNCPDFCFYLAETLLILDHQHRSTQLQASLFTPNSDEHQRLSGRLEQLGHQLQQTAQPIPAPSVPEMALQCNQSDEEYGAVVSELQQAIREGEIFQVVPSRRFSLPCPSPLAAYQTLKEHNPSPYMFFMQDNQFALFGASPESALKYDASNRQIEIYPIAGTRPRGRRANGELDADLDSRIELEMRTDHKELAEHLMLVDLARNDLARICEPGSRYVADLTKVDRYSFVMHLVSRVVGTLRHDLDVLHAYQACMNMGTLSGAPKVRAMQLIAEREGSRRGSYGGAVGYFTAHGDLDTCIVIRSAYVEQGIATVQAGAGVVLDSIPQAEADETRNKARAVLRAIATAHHARELF